A part of Populus alba chromosome 8, ASM523922v2, whole genome shotgun sequence genomic DNA contains:
- the LOC118045054 gene encoding uncharacterized protein isoform X1: protein MQFKDNNHNLAPPRATDPGWAHGTMVNGGRQKIKCKYCHKIFLGGGISRLKQHLAGERGNVTPCEEVPDEVKVQIQQHLGFKVLEKLRKHKEANSAKNSFLSYFQDKEGDDEDNDDAGPLQKMAIRRRGKEVLEGTSKRTKRRRKQYLPMTVPVVARPLLQNLASQESIDQADIAVARFMYEAGVPLSAANSCTFQQMADSIAAVGPGYKMPSYNALRGRLLNRSVQDAGEYCTELRKSWEVTGCSVLVDRWMDRINRTVINFFVYCPKGTMFLKSVDATDITKSTEGLFNLFDSVVQEVGPKIIVNFVTDTSPSYKAAGKLLADKYKTFFCSTCGVQCIDLMLEEISKKDEVKEVLAKAKKVTRFIYNNARVLNLMRKKTGGRDIIQLSRTRFASIFLTLQTIVTLKGHLEQMFTSNSWMQSSFTKQRAGIEVAEILVDQLFWSMCDHALNVAKPLLSVLHLMDCEDRPSMGYVYDAMEKAKKSIIAAFDNMESDYASYLKIIDHVWKEEFHSPLHAAAYHLNPAVFYNANFSFNKVIQKGLLDCIETIEPSLSAQVTITSHIKFYEEALGDFGRPVALHGRESLVPATWWSLYAADYPDLQRLAVRILSQTCSITTSERSWSMFECIQYKKRNRLEQQRLSDLTFVHHNLFLKERRRAEATKSRCMRNNIDPTCLEAMDANMGDWVEDLEEDLSWMDVTVTTEEVNHEVQNTDDSNSNESTDDRSSDLTKGLDGDDDL, encoded by the exons ATGCAATTTAAGGATAATAACCAT AATTTGGCACCTCCTAGAGCTACTGATCCTGGATGGGCTCATGGGACTATGGTTAATGGGGGTAGGCAAAAAATCAAGTGCAAGTACTGTCATAAGATTTTTCTTGGCGGCGGAATTTCTAGACTGAAGCAACATTTGGCTGGAGAAAGAGGGAATGTAACTCCGTGTGAAGAAGTACCCGACGAAGTTAAAGTTCAGATACAGCAGCATTTGGGTTTTAAAGTTTTGGAGAAGCTAAGAAAGCATAAAGAAGCAAATAGCGCAAAGAATTCGTTTTTGTCGTACTTTCAGGATAAGGAAGGAGATGACGAGGACAATGATGATGCGGGGCCACTGCAAAAGATGGCTATCAGGAGAAGGGGTAAAGAGGTCTTGGAAGGGACATCTAAGCGAACCAAGAGACGCAGGAAGCAATATCTGCCAATGACTGTGCCTGTTGTTGCTCGACCTTTGCTCCAGAATCTTGCTTCCCAAGAGAGCATCGACCAGGCTGATATCGCTGTTGCAAGATTTATGTACGAAGCTGGAGTACCATTAAGTGCAGCAAATTCTTGTACTTTTCAACAGATGGCTGATAGTATTGCTGCTGTAGGCCCTGGCTATAAGATGCCTTCTTACAATGCTTTGAGGGGGAGATTGCTGAATAGAAGTGTCCAGGATGCAGGAGAATACTGCACAGAATTGAGAAAGTCTTGGGAAGTGACTGGATGTTCAGTTTTAGTTGATAGGTGGATGGATAGAATTAATCGCACagtcataaatttttttgtttattgtccCAAGGGTACCATGTTTTTGAAATCTGTGGATGCGACAGACATTACAAAATCAACAGAGGGACTCTTTAATCTATTTGACAGTGTTGTTCAAGAAGTTGGTCCCAAGATTATTGTCAATTTTGTGACAGATACTTCTCCCAGTTATAAAGCTGCTGGAAAACTCTTAGCAGATAAATACAAGACCTTTTTCTGCAGCACCTGTGGAGTGCAGTGCATTGACCTGATGCTTGAGGAAATTTCAAAGAAGGATGAAGTAAAGGAGGTATTAGCAAAGGCTAAAAAAGTAACTCGGTTCATTTATAACAATGCTCGGGTCCTTAATCTGATGAGGAAGAAAACAGGTGGAAGAGATATTATCCAACTTTCAAGGACAAGGTTCGCTTCCATCTTCTTGACACTGCAAACAATTGTAACTTTGAAAGGCCATCTTGAGCAGATGTTTACAAGCAACTCATGGATGCAGTCATCTTTTACTAAGCAAAGAGCAGGAATTGAGGTGGCAGAAATTTTGGTGGATCAACTTTTCTGGTCCATGTGTGACCATGCTTTGAATGTTGCAAAGCCCCTGCTTTCCGTTTTACACCTCATGGACTGTGAAGATAGACCATCCATGGGATATGTATATGATGCGAtggaaaaggcaaagaaaagtATTATTGCAGCATTTGACAATATGGAATCTGATTATGCATCATACTTGAAGATTATTGATCATGTCTGGAAAGAGGAATTCCATAGCCCTCTTCATGCAGCTGCATACCATCTCAACCCAGCTGTATTCTATAATGCCAATTTCTCCTTCAACAAAGTCATTCAAAAAGGTTTACTTGATTGCATTGAGACCATAGAGCCTAGTTTATCTGCCCAAGTTACAATTACTAGCCATATAAAATTCTATGAGGAAGCCCTAGGGGATTTTGGTCGACCTGTGGCATTACATGGACGAGAATCACTAGTGCCAG CTACATGGTGGTCACTCTATGCAGCAGATTACCCTGATCTGCAGCGCTTAGCAGTCAGGATATTAAGTCAGACCTGTAGCATCACCACATCTGAGAGGAGCTGGAGCATGTTTGAATGTATCCAGTATAAGAAGAGAAATCGATTGGAGCAGCAAAGATTAAGTGACCTTACATTTGTTCACCATAACTTGTTCCTAAAAGAGAG AAGGCGAGCTGAGGCAACTAAATCCAGGTGCATGAGAAACAACATTGATCCTACATGCTTAGAAGCTATGGATGCCAATATGGGAGACTGGGTGGAGGATTTGGAAGAAGACTTAAGCTGGATGGATGTAACAGTCACCACTGAGGAAGTGAATCATGAAGTACAAAATACCGATGATTCCAACTCCAACGAGAGTACTGATGACAGAAGCAGTGATCTCACAAAAGGTCTTGATGGAGATGATGATTTGTAG
- the LOC118045054 gene encoding uncharacterized protein isoform X2 translates to MQFKDNNHNLAPPRATDPGWAHGTMVNGGRQKIKCKYCHKIFLGGGISRLKQHLAGERGNVTPCEEVPDEVKVQIQQHLGFKVLEKLRKHKEANSAKNSFLSYFQDKEGDDEDNDDAGPLQKMAIRRRGKEVLEGTSKRTKRRRKQYLPMTVPVVARPLLQNLASQESIDQADIAVARFMYEAGVPLSAANSCTFQQMADSIAAVGPGYKMPSYNALRGRLLNRSVQDAGEYCTELRKSWEVTGCSVLVDRWMDRINRTVINFFVYCPKGTMFLKSVDATDITKSTEGLFNLFDSVVQEVGPKIIVNFVTDTSPSYKAAGKLLADKYKTFFCSTCGVQCIDLMLEEISKKDEVKEVLAKAKKVTRFIYNNARVLNLMRKKTGGRDIIQLSRTRFASIFLTLQTIVTLKGHLEQMFTSNSWMQSSFTKQRAGIEVAEILVDQLFWSMCDHALNVAKPLLSVLHLMDCEDRPSMGYVYDAMEKAKKSIIAAFDNMESDYASYLKIIDHVWKEEFHSPLHAAAYHLNPAVFYNANFSFNKVIQKGLLDCIETIEPSLSAQVTITSHIKFYEEALGDFGRPVALHGRESLVPATWWSLYAADYPDLQRLAVRILSQTCSITTSERSWSMFECIQYKKRNRLEQQRLSDLTFVHHNLFLKERRAEATKSRCMRNNIDPTCLEAMDANMGDWVEDLEEDLSWMDVTVTTEEVNHEVQNTDDSNSNESTDDRSSDLTKGLDGDDDL, encoded by the exons ATGCAATTTAAGGATAATAACCAT AATTTGGCACCTCCTAGAGCTACTGATCCTGGATGGGCTCATGGGACTATGGTTAATGGGGGTAGGCAAAAAATCAAGTGCAAGTACTGTCATAAGATTTTTCTTGGCGGCGGAATTTCTAGACTGAAGCAACATTTGGCTGGAGAAAGAGGGAATGTAACTCCGTGTGAAGAAGTACCCGACGAAGTTAAAGTTCAGATACAGCAGCATTTGGGTTTTAAAGTTTTGGAGAAGCTAAGAAAGCATAAAGAAGCAAATAGCGCAAAGAATTCGTTTTTGTCGTACTTTCAGGATAAGGAAGGAGATGACGAGGACAATGATGATGCGGGGCCACTGCAAAAGATGGCTATCAGGAGAAGGGGTAAAGAGGTCTTGGAAGGGACATCTAAGCGAACCAAGAGACGCAGGAAGCAATATCTGCCAATGACTGTGCCTGTTGTTGCTCGACCTTTGCTCCAGAATCTTGCTTCCCAAGAGAGCATCGACCAGGCTGATATCGCTGTTGCAAGATTTATGTACGAAGCTGGAGTACCATTAAGTGCAGCAAATTCTTGTACTTTTCAACAGATGGCTGATAGTATTGCTGCTGTAGGCCCTGGCTATAAGATGCCTTCTTACAATGCTTTGAGGGGGAGATTGCTGAATAGAAGTGTCCAGGATGCAGGAGAATACTGCACAGAATTGAGAAAGTCTTGGGAAGTGACTGGATGTTCAGTTTTAGTTGATAGGTGGATGGATAGAATTAATCGCACagtcataaatttttttgtttattgtccCAAGGGTACCATGTTTTTGAAATCTGTGGATGCGACAGACATTACAAAATCAACAGAGGGACTCTTTAATCTATTTGACAGTGTTGTTCAAGAAGTTGGTCCCAAGATTATTGTCAATTTTGTGACAGATACTTCTCCCAGTTATAAAGCTGCTGGAAAACTCTTAGCAGATAAATACAAGACCTTTTTCTGCAGCACCTGTGGAGTGCAGTGCATTGACCTGATGCTTGAGGAAATTTCAAAGAAGGATGAAGTAAAGGAGGTATTAGCAAAGGCTAAAAAAGTAACTCGGTTCATTTATAACAATGCTCGGGTCCTTAATCTGATGAGGAAGAAAACAGGTGGAAGAGATATTATCCAACTTTCAAGGACAAGGTTCGCTTCCATCTTCTTGACACTGCAAACAATTGTAACTTTGAAAGGCCATCTTGAGCAGATGTTTACAAGCAACTCATGGATGCAGTCATCTTTTACTAAGCAAAGAGCAGGAATTGAGGTGGCAGAAATTTTGGTGGATCAACTTTTCTGGTCCATGTGTGACCATGCTTTGAATGTTGCAAAGCCCCTGCTTTCCGTTTTACACCTCATGGACTGTGAAGATAGACCATCCATGGGATATGTATATGATGCGAtggaaaaggcaaagaaaagtATTATTGCAGCATTTGACAATATGGAATCTGATTATGCATCATACTTGAAGATTATTGATCATGTCTGGAAAGAGGAATTCCATAGCCCTCTTCATGCAGCTGCATACCATCTCAACCCAGCTGTATTCTATAATGCCAATTTCTCCTTCAACAAAGTCATTCAAAAAGGTTTACTTGATTGCATTGAGACCATAGAGCCTAGTTTATCTGCCCAAGTTACAATTACTAGCCATATAAAATTCTATGAGGAAGCCCTAGGGGATTTTGGTCGACCTGTGGCATTACATGGACGAGAATCACTAGTGCCAG CTACATGGTGGTCACTCTATGCAGCAGATTACCCTGATCTGCAGCGCTTAGCAGTCAGGATATTAAGTCAGACCTGTAGCATCACCACATCTGAGAGGAGCTGGAGCATGTTTGAATGTATCCAGTATAAGAAGAGAAATCGATTGGAGCAGCAAAGATTAAGTGACCTTACATTTGTTCACCATAACTTGTTCCTAAAAGAGAG GCGAGCTGAGGCAACTAAATCCAGGTGCATGAGAAACAACATTGATCCTACATGCTTAGAAGCTATGGATGCCAATATGGGAGACTGGGTGGAGGATTTGGAAGAAGACTTAAGCTGGATGGATGTAACAGTCACCACTGAGGAAGTGAATCATGAAGTACAAAATACCGATGATTCCAACTCCAACGAGAGTACTGATGACAGAAGCAGTGATCTCACAAAAGGTCTTGATGGAGATGATGATTTGTAG
- the LOC118045054 gene encoding uncharacterized protein isoform X3, with protein MVNGGRQKIKCKYCHKIFLGGGISRLKQHLAGERGNVTPCEEVPDEVKVQIQQHLGFKVLEKLRKHKEANSAKNSFLSYFQDKEGDDEDNDDAGPLQKMAIRRRGKEVLEGTSKRTKRRRKQYLPMTVPVVARPLLQNLASQESIDQADIAVARFMYEAGVPLSAANSCTFQQMADSIAAVGPGYKMPSYNALRGRLLNRSVQDAGEYCTELRKSWEVTGCSVLVDRWMDRINRTVINFFVYCPKGTMFLKSVDATDITKSTEGLFNLFDSVVQEVGPKIIVNFVTDTSPSYKAAGKLLADKYKTFFCSTCGVQCIDLMLEEISKKDEVKEVLAKAKKVTRFIYNNARVLNLMRKKTGGRDIIQLSRTRFASIFLTLQTIVTLKGHLEQMFTSNSWMQSSFTKQRAGIEVAEILVDQLFWSMCDHALNVAKPLLSVLHLMDCEDRPSMGYVYDAMEKAKKSIIAAFDNMESDYASYLKIIDHVWKEEFHSPLHAAAYHLNPAVFYNANFSFNKVIQKGLLDCIETIEPSLSAQVTITSHIKFYEEALGDFGRPVALHGRESLVPATWWSLYAADYPDLQRLAVRILSQTCSITTSERSWSMFECIQYKKRNRLEQQRLSDLTFVHHNLFLKERRRAEATKSRCMRNNIDPTCLEAMDANMGDWVEDLEEDLSWMDVTVTTEEVNHEVQNTDDSNSNESTDDRSSDLTKGLDGDDDL; from the exons ATGGTTAATGGGGGTAGGCAAAAAATCAAGTGCAAGTACTGTCATAAGATTTTTCTTGGCGGCGGAATTTCTAGACTGAAGCAACATTTGGCTGGAGAAAGAGGGAATGTAACTCCGTGTGAAGAAGTACCCGACGAAGTTAAAGTTCAGATACAGCAGCATTTGGGTTTTAAAGTTTTGGAGAAGCTAAGAAAGCATAAAGAAGCAAATAGCGCAAAGAATTCGTTTTTGTCGTACTTTCAGGATAAGGAAGGAGATGACGAGGACAATGATGATGCGGGGCCACTGCAAAAGATGGCTATCAGGAGAAGGGGTAAAGAGGTCTTGGAAGGGACATCTAAGCGAACCAAGAGACGCAGGAAGCAATATCTGCCAATGACTGTGCCTGTTGTTGCTCGACCTTTGCTCCAGAATCTTGCTTCCCAAGAGAGCATCGACCAGGCTGATATCGCTGTTGCAAGATTTATGTACGAAGCTGGAGTACCATTAAGTGCAGCAAATTCTTGTACTTTTCAACAGATGGCTGATAGTATTGCTGCTGTAGGCCCTGGCTATAAGATGCCTTCTTACAATGCTTTGAGGGGGAGATTGCTGAATAGAAGTGTCCAGGATGCAGGAGAATACTGCACAGAATTGAGAAAGTCTTGGGAAGTGACTGGATGTTCAGTTTTAGTTGATAGGTGGATGGATAGAATTAATCGCACagtcataaatttttttgtttattgtccCAAGGGTACCATGTTTTTGAAATCTGTGGATGCGACAGACATTACAAAATCAACAGAGGGACTCTTTAATCTATTTGACAGTGTTGTTCAAGAAGTTGGTCCCAAGATTATTGTCAATTTTGTGACAGATACTTCTCCCAGTTATAAAGCTGCTGGAAAACTCTTAGCAGATAAATACAAGACCTTTTTCTGCAGCACCTGTGGAGTGCAGTGCATTGACCTGATGCTTGAGGAAATTTCAAAGAAGGATGAAGTAAAGGAGGTATTAGCAAAGGCTAAAAAAGTAACTCGGTTCATTTATAACAATGCTCGGGTCCTTAATCTGATGAGGAAGAAAACAGGTGGAAGAGATATTATCCAACTTTCAAGGACAAGGTTCGCTTCCATCTTCTTGACACTGCAAACAATTGTAACTTTGAAAGGCCATCTTGAGCAGATGTTTACAAGCAACTCATGGATGCAGTCATCTTTTACTAAGCAAAGAGCAGGAATTGAGGTGGCAGAAATTTTGGTGGATCAACTTTTCTGGTCCATGTGTGACCATGCTTTGAATGTTGCAAAGCCCCTGCTTTCCGTTTTACACCTCATGGACTGTGAAGATAGACCATCCATGGGATATGTATATGATGCGAtggaaaaggcaaagaaaagtATTATTGCAGCATTTGACAATATGGAATCTGATTATGCATCATACTTGAAGATTATTGATCATGTCTGGAAAGAGGAATTCCATAGCCCTCTTCATGCAGCTGCATACCATCTCAACCCAGCTGTATTCTATAATGCCAATTTCTCCTTCAACAAAGTCATTCAAAAAGGTTTACTTGATTGCATTGAGACCATAGAGCCTAGTTTATCTGCCCAAGTTACAATTACTAGCCATATAAAATTCTATGAGGAAGCCCTAGGGGATTTTGGTCGACCTGTGGCATTACATGGACGAGAATCACTAGTGCCAG CTACATGGTGGTCACTCTATGCAGCAGATTACCCTGATCTGCAGCGCTTAGCAGTCAGGATATTAAGTCAGACCTGTAGCATCACCACATCTGAGAGGAGCTGGAGCATGTTTGAATGTATCCAGTATAAGAAGAGAAATCGATTGGAGCAGCAAAGATTAAGTGACCTTACATTTGTTCACCATAACTTGTTCCTAAAAGAGAG AAGGCGAGCTGAGGCAACTAAATCCAGGTGCATGAGAAACAACATTGATCCTACATGCTTAGAAGCTATGGATGCCAATATGGGAGACTGGGTGGAGGATTTGGAAGAAGACTTAAGCTGGATGGATGTAACAGTCACCACTGAGGAAGTGAATCATGAAGTACAAAATACCGATGATTCCAACTCCAACGAGAGTACTGATGACAGAAGCAGTGATCTCACAAAAGGTCTTGATGGAGATGATGATTTGTAG
- the LOC118045052 gene encoding protein FAR1-RELATED SEQUENCE 3, translating into MDGEVVDVEVREGNNHLAMIADPNETEKQNTTGNYTEAAVRNQDDDGIALPHVGMEFESEDAAKTFYDTYAKRMGFSTHVGQFTRSRPDGPIVTWEFACSKEVFKRKNIESCNAVLRIVRKDSHSDNWAVTKFVEEHNHSLGTPGKVLRPRRHFAGATKTMAETLDATNDVYVSTDGSHVPHEPNHVRNAFPVEPNNLVRNVAPLPATYFRAPGGRKSLGRDAHSLLNYFKKMQAENPGFYYAIQLDDENRMTNVFWADARSRIAYSHFGDAVVFDTMYRPNQYQVPFAPFTGMNHHGQMVLFGCALLLDESESSFTWLFRTWLSAMNGQPPVSFTTDQDRAIHMAVAQVFPETRHCICKWHILREGQDRLAHTYLAHPSFYGELYSCINFSETIEDFESSWASLLEKYDLQRIEWLQAVYNARQQWAPVYFRNTFFAALSSNHGISSLFDGYVNQQTTIPLFFKQYELVLEHSLEKEIEADYDTICTTPVLKTPSPMEQQAANLYTKKVFTKFQEELVETFVYTANKIERDGMTTKYRVAKYEHDDKAYIVMLNISEMQASCSCQMFEYCGILCRHILTVFTVTNILTLPSHYILKRWTRNAKSWIGSEEQSVDSQGLDTLTSRFNNLCLEAIKYAEEGAIAIETYNAAISNLKEGGTKIASVKKSVAKVTPYRSHFSGNSQEENNKKTPTAPHEMIPSLWPWQDAMPPRFNLNDGGVPCADLNQPSMAPVSIHRDGGPTDNSVVLTYFKSMTWVIENKTLTPDGKVAVINLKLQDYGKNPSGETEVQFRLTKVTLEPMLRSMAYISQQLSTPANRVAVINLKLQDTKTTTGETELKFQVSRDTLGSMLRSMAYIREQL; encoded by the exons ATGGATGGTGAGGTGGTAGACGTGGAAGTCAGGGAAGGGAATAATCACTTGGCAATGATTGCTGACCCGAATGAGACTGAGAAACAGAATACAACCGGGAATTATACGGAAGCAGCAGTTAGAAATCAGGATGATGATGGAATTGCTTTACCGCATGTCGGCATGGAATTTGAATCAGAAGATGCTGCAAAGACATTTTATGATACGTATGCTAAGCGTATGGGATTTAGCACCCATGTTGGTCAGTTTACACGTAGTAGGCCTGATGGGCCAATTGTGACTTGGGAGTTTGCTTGTTCCAAGGAGGTTTTCAAAAGGAAGAATATTGAGAGCTGCAATGCCGTGCTTAGGATAGTGAGGAAAGATTCACATTCAGACAATTGGGCTGTAACAAAGTTTGTTGAGGAACATAACCACTCTCTGGGGACTCCTGGTAAGGTCCTTCGACCACGCAGGCATTTTGCTGGTGCTACAAAAACCATGGCTGAAACACTGGATGCCACTAATGATGTTTATGTTTCAACAGACGGAAGCCACGTGCCTCATGAACCAAACCATGTTAGGAATGCTTTCCCTGTAGAACCTAATAATCTAGTCAGAAATGTTGCACCTCTGCCTGCAACCTATTTCAGGGCTCCTGGCGGAAGGAAATCCCTTGGAAGAGATGCTCACAGTCTCCTGAACTATTTCAAGAAGATGCAAGCTGAGAACCCTGGCTTCTATTATGCAATACAACTTGATGATGAGAACCGCATGACTAATGTCTTCTGGGCTGATGCAAGATCAAGGATTGCTTATAGTCACTTTGGCGATGCAGTTGTTTTTGACACGATGTATAGACCAAATCAATATCAAGTGCCTTTTGCTCCTTTTACAGGCATGAATCATCATGGTCAGATGGTATTGTTTGGTTGTGCATTGCTTCTAGATGAGTCCGAGTCTTCCTTTACTTGGTTATTCAGGACATGGTTATCTGCAATGAATGGCCAGCCTCCTGTTTCTTTCACCACAGACCAAGATAGAGCCATACACATGGCTGTTGCGCAGGTATTTCCAGAAACTCGTCACTGTATTTGCAAGTGGCACATCTTGAGAGAAGGCCAAGATAGGTTGGCTCATACATATCTCGCTCATCCTTCCTTCTATGGAGAGCTTTATAGCTGCATTAACTTTTCTGAGACAATTGAGGATTTTGAATCATCATGGGCCTCTCTCCTTGAAAAATACGATCTCCAAAGGATTGAGTGGCTTCAAGCTGTGTACAATGCTCGCCAACAGTGGGCACCGGTTTATTTTCGTAACACTTTCTTTGCTGCCCTTTCTTCAAATCATGGTATCAGCTCCCTCTTTGATGGGTATGTGAATCAACAGACCACAATACCTTTGTTCTTTAAACAATATGAACTCGTGCTTGAACATTCTCTGGAAAAGGAAATAGAAGCAGACTATGATACAATTTGCACCACTCCTGTACTTAAGACACCATCGCCAATGGAACAACAAGCTGCAAACCTTTATACCAAGAAAGTGTTCACAAAGTTTCAGGAAGAACTAGTTGAAACTTTTGTGTATACAGCAAATAAGATTGAACGAGATGGGATGACCACTAAATACAGGGTTGCAAAATATGAGCATGATGACAAGGCATACATAGTGATGTTGAATATATCTGAGATGCAAGCGAGTTGTAGCTGCCAGATGTTTGAATATTGTGGCATTCTCTGTAGGCATATACTAACTGTCTTCACTGTAACAAACATTCTTACCCTCCCATCTCACTACATATTGAAGCGATGGACAAGGAATGCAAAATCTTGGATTGGATCAGAGGAACAGAGTGTGGATTCACAAGGTCTTGATACTCTGACCTCTCGCTTTAACAATTTGTGCCTTGAAGCTATTAAATATGCAGAGGAAGGAGCAATTGCCATTGAGACTTATAATGCAGCAATCAGTAATTTAAAAGAGGGTGGAACAAAGATTGCTTCTGTGAAGAAAAGTGTTGCAAAAGTCACACCTTATAGATCACATTTTAGTGGAAATagtcaagaagaaaataacaagaaaacccCTACTGCTCCTCATGAAATGATCCCATCATTGTGGCCTTGGCAGGATGCTATGCCACCTCGGTTTAATCTTAATGACGGGGGAGTACCTTGTGCAGATTTGAATCAGCCCAGCATGGCCCCTGTATCTATTCACCGTGATGGCGGTCCAACTGATAACTCG GTGGTTCTCACTTATTTTAAGTCCATGACTTGGGTCATTGAAAACAAGACTTTGACACCAGATGGTAAAGTAGCTGTCATCAACTTGAAG TTGCAAGATTATGGTAAAAATCCATCAGGGGAGACAGAGGTACAGTTTAGGTTAACCAAGGTCACGCTGGAGCCTATGTTGAGATCCATGGCCTACATTAGCCAGCAGCTCTCAACTCCAGCTAATCGAGTTGCTGTCATCAATCTGAAG CTCCAAGATACCAAGACAACGACAGGAGAAACAGAGTTAAAATTTCAGGTTTCTAGAGATACACTTGGTTCCATGTTGAGATCAATGGCATACATCCGTGAGCAACTGTGA
- the LOC118045051 gene encoding ethylene-responsive transcription factor WRI1, with amino-acid sequence MKRSSSCSSSSSSSSSSPYCVASESIQKPKVKRIRKNQKSNQGKSQKNAAAAAANSPNSGKRSSIYRGVTRHRWTGRFEAHLWDKSSWNNIQNKKGKQVYLGAYDNDEAAAHTYDLAAIKYWGAETTLNFPIESYTTEIEEMQRVTREEYLASLRRKSSGFSRGVSKYRGVARHHHNGRWEARIGRVQGNKYLYLGTYNTQEEAAAAYDMAAIEHRGANAVTNFDATNYIERMREKGIPIDQILQEQQQQQLGNNSIDNPGIEVEAGVEQPSPQQQEEQEQKVAPSLQVQRTQLDSSLDGASPMVITDTIDEHEQAWSFCMDSGWNLTMLDLPFENSCELPDLLNHTGFEDNIDLMFDACCYGN; translated from the exons ATGAAGAGGTCGTCATCttgctcctcctcctcctcctcctcctcctcctcacctTATTGTGTGGCCTCTGAAAGCATTCAGAAGCCAAAAGTCAAACGCattagaaaaaaccaaaagagcAATCAGGGGAAATCCCAGAAgaatgctgctgctgctgccgccAACAGTCCTAACTCTGGCAAAAGAAGTTCCATTTACAGAGGAGTAACCAG ACATAGATGGACAGGAAGGTTTGAAGCTCATCTCTGGGATAAGAGTTCATGGAACAACATTCAAAACAAGAAGGGAAAACAAG TTTATTTGG GTGCCTATGATAATGACGAGGCAGCCGCACACACCTACGATCTTGCTGCCATAAAGTACTGGGGGGCAGAGACAACCTTGAATTTTCCG ATAGAATCATACACAACGGAGATCGAGGAGATGCAGAGGGTGACCAGGGAAGAGTACTTGGCATCACTTAGACGGAAAAGCAGTGGATTCTCCAGAGGAGTCTCCAAGTACCGTGGGGTGGCTAG GCATCATCACAATGGTCGATGGGAAGCAAGAATTGGACGGGTTCAAGGGAATAAATATCTCTATCTTGGAACTTATA ATACGCAAGAAGAGGCAGCGGCAGCATATGACATGGCAGCAATAGAACATAGAGGAGCAAATGCTGTGACCAATTTTGATGCCACCAATTATATAGAACGGATGAGGGAGAAAGGCATCCCTATAGACCAAATCCTCCaagaacaacagcaacaacaacttGGTAACAACTCGATTGATAATCCCGGCATAGAAGTAGAAGCCGGAGTTGAACAACCATCACCGCAACAACAAGAGGAACAAGAGCAAAAAGTTGCTCCGTCGTTGCAAGTTCAACGCACACAGCTAGATTCAAGCTTGGATGGTGCATCTCCCATGGTTATTACGGACACCATCGACGAGCACGAGCAAGCATGGAGCTTTTGTATGGATTCAGGATGGAACCTCACAATGCTTGATCTTCCTTTCGAGAATTCTTGCGAGCTGCCGGACTTGCTCAATCATACAGGGTTCGAAGACAACATTGACTTGATGTTTGATGCATGTTGCTATGGAAACTAA